The Teredinibacter sp. KSP-S5-2 genomic interval CATTTAACGTTGTGTACAGTAACCATTGTGGTTTCTGGTCTAGAGGAATGTTCCAGACTTTTGCATTTTCGAGATCTACTTGTCCGCCATCGACCAGTTTACTGCCTGTTGTATCGGTGAGGAATGTGCCGACTGATAACGGTTTTACCGTTTCTTGCTTGATTGTTTTACACCCTAAGATGGTGGATATCGTTATAGCAACTAACAACAGGGGGAAGTGTTTCACTCGTAAGCTATTCAGCATGAGATCTCCGGTACTCGCGGTTGGTATTAGGTGGCTCGGGTTTCTATGTAAAGCAGTAATATAAAACAATTAATACTTAAGTGCCAAAATCAAATTTTAGGTGTCGCCGCGGGTTCACAGCCGGTAATCTGTTCTTCGAGAGCTGGGGGTTAACATTGGTGTCGGCCGTATCAAGCTTTTACTTGATTTGATGATAAGACGAGGTTGATCGGTAATATTTGCATGAGCAAAAAAATGTTCGATCGTCATAATGGTTATTTCTCGATATGGGGGTGTAGCGATTAGTTTTTAATCAGGTCATGGCTTGGTATGTATAGCTGAAAGTAATTGTTGACATGGCGTCTTATTTCGGTAGAATGCGCCCCTCTTCACAATGGGTGGTTAGCTCAGTTGGGAGAGCGACGGCCTTACAAGCCGTAGGTCACAGGTTCGACCCCTGTACCACCCACCAAATTCCGTTAGGAATTTGTAATGAAGAAACTACTGCGGCCCGGTAGTTCAGTTGGTTAGAATGCCGGCCTGTCACGCCGGAGGTCGAGGGTTCAAGTCCCTTCCGGGTCGCCATATTAAAAAAAGCCTGTACTTTACAGTACAGGCTTTTTTATTGCCTGCAATTTGAAAAACAGAGACGTTAATACTGCTCAGTTTTAGCGTTTTGAGTTTTATGTCTGGCGCACAACCTAAAAATCATTCCAGGCCACACTCCAGTCGTGTTGAAAGCTAATTTCAAGGGGAACAGCTTGTTTGTAAGGTGATGGCTCATCACATTGAATAGGCTGAGTTGGATAGAAGTGGGGCGTGTAGTCAGGTACGTTCAATATTTTATCAATGATAAAACTTGTCCCTTCTCCATTTTAGTTTTTTGAAAAACCTTTTGGCTTATCTGGTGTCCACTTCAAAGAGCGATGTGGGAATACTGTCATTTTTACAAAGGTTTTTTGGGAAGAGTTGGCACAACCTGAATTTGAATGGCGTTGGAGTTAATGCATAAAGTTGCGACTTCACCAATTATTCTAGTATTTGTCAAATAACAGTCATTTTATGCATCTAAAATCTAATTAACGTTTTAAAAAAAATTATTTGAGGTGCTTTATGCAAGATTATTTGGAAGAGCTGATTGAGATAGGTATGCTGGAAAACGAATTTGATGATGATTTTGATGATGATCGTTTTGTTGATGACTATGCAGAAGTGTAAGACGAACTAACCCCTTTATAGTATTCCGTTCTGACCTATAGATTTAAACGCTTGTTTCCCTCCTGTTTTCGCTAAAAATAAGTTTTTTTCGCGAAACTTTTTCTCTCCAGATGTGCGAAATATAACAAAAATACCTTTTAATTAGCATTTGATCTTAATATTTGAGAGCCCGTCACATTTAAAACAAAAATAATGTCCGATAATTTAGTTCAGTACGTGTATCTCACTTAGATTAAGGCGTTTCTTTTGGTTCACGATTACGACGAACTTGCACCCGGAATTTTCTTCTTTGGCGATGATGGTAAGGTCGCGAAGGAGATGCATTATTCAGAGTTTGAAGCTGTTTTGGACGGATACGTTCCCGCAGCTGAATGGGCTGGCCGGTCGGCTAAAGCTGTTTATGCTGAAATTGACTCTGACTTCGAAGTTCGTTCTGCGGTTTTCTTCCATGTGTCGTTCACTAAAAAGGGGGAGGTTGATCCTTCCTGGAACTTGCCTTTAGATCAACTGGCGCGGGCTGCTACAGCGGGTCCAGATTTGGGATCAGGCCCAATTCGTCTGGCTTGCTCCAGTCAATGCCCAATTCAGCACTTCCGTGACTTCTTATGGGATCCCGACCTGCGTATGGGGAAGGGGCAGCTCAAACAACTTCATACTGCTTGTAAGCGAAATAAACTTGCCATTCAGTTCCGTGAGCCAGACCTATACAGAACGGATCACGAAGTGGGTTTTCCCGCCGGCCACTCCGTTAAATCGGGCATGAGTAGTGATCTTCTCGAGAAGAGCCTGTTTGACCGTTTGCGAAAGGAATACGAAAAAGAATTTCGCGATCATATGGCGCAGATGCTGCGAGAGCAGAGATTAAAAGCCTCCACCTTAACTACGGAAAGTGAGAAGAGCATTCAGGAACTTAAAGCTGAGCATACTCGACGGCTTGACGAATACCGGGCAATGCTGGAAGAAAAAGACCGTATTCTTCATGAAGAGAAAGAAAAAAATGCTCAGTTGAAAGAAACCATCGACGGGCAGGCAAAGAAGATCGAAGGTTTAAGAGAGTACTTCGAGCATAAGCTTGAGCAGGCTCAGGGCGCGGAAGAGTTTCATATCGAGCGCTTACGAGAGAATTACGAAGCCGAAATGGCGGCCAAAATCGAGTCGGCGGTAAAAGAAGTAAAAGAGACTTTGCAGATGCGAGAAGTCGAATTGCTTTATCGTAACGAGCAGGAAGCCCATCTTCAGGTGGAGATTGCTCACCTGAGAGAAGAAAATCATAGTCTGATTTCCAATAGTGGCGACCAGCTTCTGGAAAAGATGGTCTCTAAAGGCATTAGCTTTGTGACCTATCAGCCTGGGGCTGGCCATATCACCATTCCTGCAACCGATGTCTCTACTTTTATGGAAAGCCCTGCTGTCTATGCGGCAAAACACTGTGGCGTGAATGAGCAGCACTACATCGCTTGGCTAGCCCATTACCAAGCACCGGTCTGCAACTGTAAAGGGGCGGATGGTTCCATCTGTGGTGCCAATATTCCACGTATTAATTCTCCCGTAGACTTTATTCTTGGTGACGGTGACCGTTGCGCAACGCACAAAGACCTTCAAGGGGCTACCAAGCTCGTTCGTGCAGGTGCATAAAAGTTTTCTCCCTCCAGACTGGTTAGATATTGAACCAGATGTTATTTCCAGATGTACCCCTTTTCAGGAGGTTAGCTTTCCTGTGCTGGCGAAGCGTGGCCTGTCGCTGGTGGTTAAAAGAGAAGACCAGCTGGACGCCAATATCAGTGGGAATAAATTTTATAAGCTCTGGGGGCATCTCCAGGCGTATAAGCAGTTCTGTTTTGAATCCAGGACAAAGCCGCCGTTGGCGACATTTGGTGGAGCCTATTCAAACCATATTCACGCCACAGCAGCAGCTGGAAAACTGTTGGGAATACCCACCGTCGGGGTTATTCGTGGTGAGAGAACAACGCCATTAAACCCTAGTTTGCAGGATGCAGAGGAAATGGGAATGCGCCTGGAGTTTGTTTCTCGGTCGGATTACCAGAATCGCCACGAGCTTTTTTTTCAAGATACGTTAGAATCGCGCCTCGGAAAGTGTTTTTGGGTGCCGGAAGGTGGTTCTGGATCTCAGGGGATTACAGGATGTATCGGTCTAGGGCGCGTCCTGGGTGAGTACCTACAGGGGAAGAATGGTGTTGTGTGTATGGCGTGTGGAACAGCAACTACCCTTGCCGGCGTGCGAATTGGTATGGCTGAGGAAATACCCTTGTTGGGGGTTTCCGCCTTAAAAGGCGAGGGCATGTTTGATGCTTATTTGAGCTCGGTATTTGCTCAACATGGGCTATCTTCGACTAATCTAATAATTAACTATGGTTATCATTGCGGCGGTTATGCCAAATTTCCGCAATACTTAATGAATTTTATGCGAGATTTTGAAACATCGACAGGGGTTCTACTGGACCCGGTGTACACCGGTAAGCTGATGTGGGCTATTTGCCAGCTTGCTGAACAGGACTATTGGAAGGAGGGAACCAAAATTGTGGCCCTGCATTCCGGTGGTTTGCAAGGGCGGCGAGGCGTTCCACAGCTAGAACAAAGGATGAGCGATGTTTAATGATATGAGTTCCCCCAGAATGAAGAGTCAGCAGGATCTGGATGCCTTGAGTACCGCGGGTACTTTGGTGCCGTTAAAAGCGTTAAAACCGTCCTTCTTACAGGATCTGTTTAATCATATCGCCGTGCAAAGCGTGTTTGCCGGTCAGACCTTATTTGAGTACGGCAGCTACGACAGGCAGCATATTTTTCTTATCTCTGGCCAAGTCATGCTGGAATATGAAAATGGCTACAAGGAGCTTGTACGGGCGAGAGACACCATGTTACCCATTGCCCATCAGCAGCCTCGACCATGTAAGGCGGTTGTGGACAGAGA includes:
- a CDS encoding sodium:proton antiporter, whose translation is MVHDYDELAPGIFFFGDDGKVAKEMHYSEFEAVLDGYVPAAEWAGRSAKAVYAEIDSDFEVRSAVFFHVSFTKKGEVDPSWNLPLDQLARAATAGPDLGSGPIRLACSSQCPIQHFRDFLWDPDLRMGKGQLKQLHTACKRNKLAIQFREPDLYRTDHEVGFPAGHSVKSGMSSDLLEKSLFDRLRKEYEKEFRDHMAQMLREQRLKASTLTTESEKSIQELKAEHTRRLDEYRAMLEEKDRILHEEKEKNAQLKETIDGQAKKIEGLREYFEHKLEQAQGAEEFHIERLRENYEAEMAAKIESAVKEVKETLQMREVELLYRNEQEAHLQVEIAHLREENHSLISNSGDQLLEKMVSKGISFVTYQPGAGHITIPATDVSTFMESPAVYAAKHCGVNEQHYIAWLAHYQAPVCNCKGADGSICGANIPRINSPVDFILGDGDRCATHKDLQGATKLVRAGA
- a CDS encoding 1-aminocyclopropane-1-carboxylate deaminase/D-cysteine desulfhydrase translates to MLAKRGLSLVVKREDQLDANISGNKFYKLWGHLQAYKQFCFESRTKPPLATFGGAYSNHIHATAAAGKLLGIPTVGVIRGERTTPLNPSLQDAEEMGMRLEFVSRSDYQNRHELFFQDTLESRLGKCFWVPEGGSGSQGITGCIGLGRVLGEYLQGKNGVVCMACGTATTLAGVRIGMAEEIPLLGVSALKGEGMFDAYLSSVFAQHGLSSTNLIINYGYHCGGYAKFPQYLMNFMRDFETSTGVLLDPVYTGKLMWAICQLAEQDYWKEGTKIVALHSGGLQGRRGVPQLEQRMSDV